From Calothrix sp. PCC 6303, a single genomic window includes:
- a CDS encoding serine/threonine protein kinase, producing the protein MVAVGTTLQGGKYTIDREIGRGGFGITFKATHHFLHQEVVIKTLNEKLRQHPDFVKFEGQFQDEARRLATCVHPNIVRVSDFFLEEGLPYMVMEYIPGETLGEAFVIPAIPLDEATAIHYMRQIGAALAVVHQNGLLHRDIKPDNIILRQGSQEVILIDFGIAREFSGGVQKTHTGMVSEGYSPIEQYLSQAHRSPATDVYGLAATLYTLITARVPIPALLRDREKMPSPRELQPHLSAAVNQAVMRGMAVEAKFRPPTVAAWLKLLPAVGAIPQPQYVPTSAVKTINLSAPSQEYSQKQAIPATKVKVNRPTPETPAKEKTGLTAKKAPPKVMIGTGVALLAASLGFGVTKMISTPTPQSSSQPVVEQPTNNTSATVDGISTPSNSPTPESSATSPKINVTQVEAATTSTPRKRRRRVYSAENTNSGSSALRGTNSKNSEDSTATGESNSTKNDGESRKNSPASTTRNSNTKDPIPAVGSDDLINTLRKVRDTRSTKPSESNKSSESKSSPSNPVVVPTESKRSRPPTSGGIVVPTQETQERSSADINNSSPKIKIESSPISSEN; encoded by the coding sequence ATGGTAGCTGTTGGTACAACATTGCAGGGTGGAAAATATACTATCGACCGAGAAATTGGTCGAGGTGGCTTTGGCATTACGTTTAAAGCAACTCACCATTTTCTGCATCAAGAAGTGGTAATTAAAACCCTGAATGAGAAGTTGCGGCAACATCCCGATTTCGTCAAGTTTGAAGGTCAATTTCAGGATGAGGCTAGACGTTTAGCAACTTGTGTTCATCCCAATATTGTCAGGGTCAGTGACTTCTTTTTAGAAGAGGGACTTCCCTACATGGTGATGGAATATATTCCTGGTGAAACCCTGGGAGAGGCATTTGTGATACCTGCCATACCCTTGGACGAAGCTACAGCCATCCATTATATGCGGCAAATTGGCGCAGCTTTGGCAGTAGTTCATCAAAACGGGCTTCTACATCGGGATATTAAGCCAGATAATATTATTTTGCGACAAGGAAGCCAAGAAGTCATCTTGATTGATTTTGGCATCGCTAGGGAATTTAGCGGTGGTGTCCAAAAAACCCACACTGGGATGGTTTCTGAAGGATATTCACCCATTGAGCAATATTTATCTCAAGCTCATCGTAGCCCAGCAACTGATGTTTATGGATTAGCAGCAACGCTGTATACACTCATAACAGCACGAGTACCCATACCCGCATTATTACGCGATCGGGAAAAGATGCCATCCCCCCGCGAACTGCAACCCCACCTCAGTGCAGCTGTGAATCAAGCTGTGATGCGAGGTATGGCAGTGGAAGCAAAATTCCGTCCGCCAACTGTGGCAGCTTGGTTAAAACTACTACCAGCAGTGGGAGCGATTCCCCAACCCCAGTATGTCCCCACTAGCGCGGTGAAAACCATCAATTTATCAGCACCATCACAGGAATATTCCCAAAAGCAAGCTATTCCTGCTACCAAAGTTAAGGTAAATCGACCCACACCAGAAACACCAGCAAAGGAAAAAACTGGTTTGACAGCTAAGAAAGCGCCACCAAAAGTCATGATTGGTACGGGTGTAGCACTCTTGGCGGCTAGTTTGGGGTTTGGAGTGACAAAAATGATTTCCACCCCCACACCCCAGTCATCTTCCCAACCAGTGGTGGAACAACCAACAAATAACACCTCTGCCACAGTTGACGGTATTAGTACACCCAGTAATTCCCCAACTCCAGAAAGTAGCGCTACTTCACCAAAAATTAATGTTACCCAGGTGGAAGCAGCTACAACATCCACCCCTCGCAAACGCCGACGAAGGGTGTATTCTGCGGAAAATACAAATAGTGGTAGCAGTGCTTTACGGGGCACTAACTCCAAAAATTCCGAGGATTCAACTGCCACAGGAGAATCTAATAGTACAAAAAACGATGGAGAATCAAGGAAGAATTCCCCTGCATCCACCACGAGAAACAGCAATACAAAAGACCCAATCCCAGCAGTTGGATCTGACGATTTAATAAACACATTAAGAAAAGTACGTGATACTAGATCTACTAAACCATCTGAAAGTAATAAATCATCAGAATCAAAATCATCACCATCTAACCCAGTTGTAGTACCTACTGAGTCTAAGCGATCGCGTCCACCAACTTCTGGGGGAATTGTCGTTCCCACCCAAGAAACACAGGAACGTTCCTCTGCTGATATCAACAATTCATCACCCAAGATTAAAATAGAATCTAGCCCGATATCATCAGAGAATTAA
- a CDS encoding BamA/TamA family outer membrane protein: MRISSPIILTLASLAASNQFSQQAVASPAQPATPGKTVTNVVIPTTKISTSRTEANNLSRASFPNPETVANVPQFSAAEKPVNSSVVVIKTSQTPTKIPIPVPNISETLKNISVPKTSQTSKNIPIPVPKVAETPKNTPVAKAENSDLVVVAANVQIQGATPELQQIIRQVIKTQAGGETNQAQVQKDVKAILDTELFATASVNTSITPNGLNVVYQVQPIIVKSLELSGAKALTYQVALEPFKNQLGKAINPALLQESVGKINQWYKDNNYSLARVITIKPNRQGILNINVAEGLVGEIKFQFLNENGEAIDSKGKPVTGRTKTDFIQRQFKLKPGDIFKEDTVRQDVQKLYNLGLFESVNVELAGDATKTDVIYQLKETGARSVNVGGSYNADQGIIGTLNYQDRNIGGTNDTLSSNLQIAARDLQFDTTFNSPYRFTEPSRDGYTVNLFRKRGLSDTFDGDIKLADGDRIREGKIGGSVSFQRPINGWDASLGFNYTRVSIRDRSGKLAPTDEQGNDLTLSKTGIDDLATVSFSATQDHRDNFLNPTQGSILKLSTEQSVPLGNSGISMNRVQANFSQFVPVQLYNSKQPQVLAVNFQAGTVIGTLPPYETFNMGGPNSVRGYGTGDVGSGRSYVLASAEYRFPVVESLGGVLFADFASDLGSGDTVLGNPAGVRNKPGIGFGYGAGVRFNSPLGLLRADYGISDQGEGRLHFGLGQNF; the protein is encoded by the coding sequence ATGAGGATATCATCTCCAATCATTTTGACATTAGCAAGTTTAGCAGCTTCTAATCAGTTTTCCCAACAAGCAGTGGCATCTCCAGCACAACCCGCTACACCGGGTAAAACCGTCACGAATGTAGTTATCCCAACTACCAAAATTAGCACTTCCAGGACAGAAGCGAACAACCTCAGTCGCGCAAGCTTCCCAAACCCCGAAACTGTGGCAAATGTTCCTCAATTTTCTGCTGCTGAAAAACCAGTAAATAGTTCGGTAGTAGTGATCAAAACTTCCCAAACCCCTACAAAGATTCCGATTCCGGTTCCTAATATCTCGGAAACACTGAAAAATATCTCCGTCCCCAAGACTTCCCAAACTTCTAAAAATATTCCTATCCCCGTCCCTAAAGTGGCGGAAACCCCTAAAAATACTCCTGTTGCCAAAGCCGAAAATTCTGACTTAGTAGTTGTTGCTGCTAACGTGCAAATTCAGGGTGCAACCCCAGAATTACAGCAAATCATCCGTCAAGTCATCAAAACCCAAGCTGGTGGTGAGACAAATCAAGCACAAGTGCAAAAAGATGTTAAAGCCATATTAGACACGGAATTATTTGCAACTGCAAGTGTGAATACTAGCATTACACCCAACGGGCTGAATGTGGTGTATCAAGTACAACCAATCATCGTGAAATCTCTGGAATTATCTGGGGCAAAAGCCCTTACGTATCAAGTTGCCCTAGAACCCTTTAAAAATCAGCTTGGAAAGGCGATTAATCCAGCCTTACTTCAAGAATCAGTTGGCAAAATAAATCAGTGGTACAAAGATAATAATTACAGCTTGGCACGGGTAATTACCATCAAGCCCAACCGTCAGGGAATTTTAAACATCAATGTCGCTGAAGGTTTGGTAGGTGAGATTAAGTTCCAATTTCTCAATGAAAATGGTGAAGCAATCGATAGCAAAGGCAAACCAGTTACAGGACGCACCAAAACCGATTTTATTCAAAGGCAATTCAAATTAAAACCAGGTGATATTTTCAAAGAAGATACTGTACGTCAAGATGTGCAGAAACTATACAATTTAGGCTTATTTGAAAGCGTTAACGTCGAGTTGGCAGGAGATGCCACTAAAACCGATGTAATTTATCAACTGAAAGAAACAGGCGCACGTTCAGTAAATGTTGGGGGAAGTTATAACGCCGATCAAGGTATCATCGGCACTTTAAACTACCAAGATCGCAACATAGGTGGTACAAATGATACATTAAGTAGTAATCTTCAAATAGCCGCCCGCGATTTACAATTTGATACCACCTTCAATAGTCCCTACCGCTTCACCGAACCCAGCCGCGATGGTTACACAGTCAATCTTTTTCGCAAACGGGGACTTTCCGATACCTTCGATGGAGACATCAAACTAGCTGATGGCGATCGCATTCGTGAAGGTAAAATTGGGGGAAGCGTAAGTTTTCAACGTCCTATTAATGGTTGGGATGCCTCATTAGGATTTAATTATACGCGGGTGAGCATACGCGATCGCAGCGGAAAACTAGCCCCCACAGATGAACAAGGTAATGATCTCACCCTCAGCAAAACAGGTATCGATGATCTAGCTACTGTCTCATTTAGTGCAACCCAAGATCACCGCGATAATTTCCTCAACCCTACCCAAGGTTCCATTCTCAAACTTAGCACCGAACAATCGGTTCCCCTAGGGAATAGTGGTATCTCCATGAACCGTGTCCAAGCCAATTTTAGTCAATTTGTCCCTGTTCAACTCTACAACAGCAAACAACCCCAAGTTTTAGCAGTTAACTTTCAAGCAGGAACAGTTATAGGTACTTTACCCCCATATGAAACCTTCAACATGGGGGGACCAAATTCAGTTCGGGGTTATGGAACTGGTGATGTAGGCAGTGGACGCAGTTATGTACTAGCTTCGGCTGAATACCGCTTCCCAGTAGTGGAATCCCTTGGAGGAGTCTTATTTGCTGATTTTGCTTCTGATTTAGGTTCTGGTGATACAGTATTAGGCAATCCTGCCGGAGTTCGCAATAAACCCGGTATTGGTTTTGGTTATGGTGCAGGTGTTCGCTTTAACTCACCCCTCGGCTTACTTCGTGCCGACTATGGTATTAGTGATCAAGGGGAGGGTCGCTTACATTTTGGTTTAGGGCAAAACTTTTAA
- the pilM gene encoding type IV pilus assembly protein PilM gives MVKSFNNFFGKSNQGVGIELSPQRVNVARLRKQKQGLKLDSLTSVPVPEGVFTNGQIADPPAMAQIIQQALAASKIKVSKVATAVAGRDSIVRLIPVPSELDDKELREMVLNHEAGLYLPYPREEADVDYQKLGYFVDEDGIEKVQVLLVATRKEITDTYVRTFEQAGLQIDVLEINSFALIRTIREQLRQFSPQEAAVLVDIEFDSTEIAIVVNGVPQFSRTVPIGTLQMQTALSRAMNLPPSRDLELLQGMTIPSTPVETNKTGQTSINPGMAAMMRVLGELTDELRRSIDFYLNQSENLEVAQILLAGPGGGMIQLDEFFTQRLSLPTTQIDPVGSLALQIDEEKYPYTQRPGLGIVLGLGMREA, from the coding sequence GTGGTTAAAAGCTTCAATAATTTTTTCGGCAAATCAAATCAAGGGGTAGGCATCGAACTTTCGCCGCAACGAGTTAATGTTGCTCGGTTACGCAAGCAAAAACAAGGCTTAAAGTTAGACTCCTTAACCTCGGTGCCAGTTCCAGAGGGAGTATTCACTAATGGACAAATTGCTGATCCTCCAGCAATGGCACAGATCATCCAGCAAGCACTGGCAGCAAGCAAAATTAAAGTCTCTAAAGTTGCAACTGCGGTAGCCGGACGCGATTCGATTGTCCGACTCATCCCTGTACCTTCAGAATTAGATGACAAAGAACTGCGAGAGATGGTGCTAAACCATGAAGCTGGGTTGTACTTACCCTATCCTCGTGAAGAAGCAGATGTAGATTACCAAAAACTTGGATATTTCGTCGATGAAGACGGAATTGAAAAAGTTCAGGTACTCTTGGTGGCAACTCGGAAAGAAATTACCGACACCTATGTCCGCACTTTTGAACAGGCAGGACTGCAAATCGATGTATTAGAAATTAATAGTTTTGCATTAATTCGGACAATTCGGGAGCAGTTGCGGCAATTTAGTCCTCAAGAGGCAGCGGTATTAGTTGATATTGAGTTTGATAGCACAGAAATTGCCATTGTTGTTAATGGTGTACCTCAATTTTCCCGTACAGTACCCATTGGCACATTGCAAATGCAAACAGCATTGTCGCGGGCAATGAATCTGCCTCCCTCCCGTGATTTGGAATTACTCCAAGGAATGACAATTCCTTCAACACCAGTAGAAACCAATAAAACTGGGCAAACATCTATAAACCCTGGGATGGCAGCAATGATGAGGGTATTAGGAGAACTCACCGATGAACTGCGTCGTTCTATAGATTTTTACTTAAATCAAAGTGAAAACTTGGAAGTCGCACAAATTTTACTAGCAGGACCAGGTGGGGGAATGATTCAGCTGGATGAATTCTTTACCCAAAGATTGAGTTTACCAACTACCCAAATTGATCCTGTTGGTTCGTTGGCATTACAAATTGATGAGGAAAAGTACCCTTACACACAACGTCCTGGTTTAGGTATAGTTCTCGGTCTGGGAATGAGGGAGGCATAG
- a CDS encoding lipid-A-disaccharide synthase-related protein, whose protein sequence is MTEFPQNPKPESSKQTQSLLILSNGHGEDIIAVRILQELQQQPNSPKIVALPIVGEGNAYKKLNIPLIGSVQTMPSGGFIYMDGKQLMRDVKGGLLQLTINQIKAVGNWVKSEQLAGNHPSILAVGDIVPLLFAYLSGANYGFVGTAKSEYYVRNESGVLKRQNKGSYWENFSGSIYHPWERWLMTRRHCKAVFPRDSLTAEILKTMNVPAFDVGNPMMDGLQPSFSTQRFYTPNIEREEIVRPLIITLLPGSRAPEAYDNWEIILEGVDSLIDSFEQQNSILHTSGKMIFLSAIASSLEPSILVQSLTSQGWQPTSEPPVEINDNQALTFTKKNAYLVITQNAYNDCLHLADLAIAMAGTATEQFVGLGKPAITIPGKGPQFTFAFAEAQSRLLGRSVTLANTAAEVSTKVRSLLANPDEFHVIAENGWRRMGKPGAAQRIAECIIGELGITRK, encoded by the coding sequence ATGACTGAATTCCCCCAAAATCCCAAACCAGAATCTTCAAAGCAAACTCAAAGCTTGCTAATTCTGAGCAATGGTCATGGGGAGGATATAATCGCTGTGAGGATTTTGCAGGAATTGCAACAACAACCCAATTCCCCCAAAATTGTCGCTTTACCCATAGTTGGAGAAGGCAACGCTTACAAAAAATTGAATATTCCCCTAATTGGATCTGTACAAACAATGCCATCCGGTGGTTTTATCTATATGGATGGCAAACAATTAATGCGGGATGTAAAAGGAGGATTGTTACAGCTAACTATTAATCAAATAAAAGCTGTTGGTAATTGGGTAAAATCAGAACAACTTGCCGGAAATCATCCCAGCATTTTAGCAGTAGGTGATATAGTTCCCCTATTATTTGCCTACTTAAGTGGTGCAAATTACGGATTTGTGGGAACAGCAAAATCAGAATATTATGTCCGCAATGAAAGCGGTGTTTTGAAGCGTCAAAATAAAGGTTCCTATTGGGAAAACTTTTCTGGTTCCATCTACCATCCTTGGGAAAGATGGTTAATGACTCGTCGTCACTGTAAAGCTGTATTTCCCAGAGATTCACTGACAGCAGAAATTCTCAAAACAATGAATGTTCCCGCTTTTGATGTGGGAAACCCGATGATGGATGGATTGCAACCATCTTTTTCTACCCAGAGATTTTATACCCCCAATATCGAACGTGAGGAAATTGTTCGCCCTTTAATTATTACTTTACTACCAGGTTCCCGCGCACCGGAAGCTTATGATAACTGGGAAATAATTTTAGAAGGTGTTGACTCGCTAATTGATAGTTTTGAACAACAGAATTCTATTCTCCACACCTCTGGTAAGATGATTTTCTTAAGCGCGATCGCATCCAGCCTAGAACCCAGTATCCTCGTGCAATCTCTCACATCCCAAGGTTGGCAACCCACCTCAGAACCACCTGTGGAAATAAATGACAACCAAGCATTGACATTTACCAAAAAAAATGCATATTTAGTTATCACCCAAAACGCCTACAACGATTGTCTACATTTAGCAGATTTAGCGATCGCTATGGCAGGAACAGCCACAGAACAGTTTGTCGGCTTGGGTAAACCAGCAATTACCATCCCTGGAAAAGGACCTCAATTTACCTTTGCCTTTGCCGAAGCCCAAAGTCGGCTTTTAGGACGTTCAGTCACCCTTGCCAACACAGCAGCAGAGGTTAGTACAAAAGTGCGATCGCTTCTTGCCAATCCTGACGAATTTCACGTTATCGCCGAAAACGGCTGGCGACGTATGGGTAAACCCGGTGCGGCACAAAGGATTGCAGAGTGTATAATTGGGGAATTAGGGATTACGAGAAAATAG
- a CDS encoding ABC transporter substrate-binding protein — protein sequence MRKLRQMLIWALLSLLTTWMVSCSTGNVTGTKQSASGKVEIEFWTMALKPRFTDYFQNLIATFESENSGIKISWTDVPWDGMENKILTAVSAKTPPDVVNLNPDFASQLAGRNAWLDLDTKVSSEVRSSYLPNIWNVSTLNGKSFGIPWYLTTRLTIYNTDLLKQAGITNPPSSYTELAQVAQQIKDKTGKYAFFMTFVPQDSGDVLESLVQMGTSLVDSSGKAAFNSPQGKAAFQYWVDLYKKGLLPKEVLTKGHRQGINLYQGGETALLTSGPEFLKEIAKNAPNVSRVSAIAPQITGSTGKKSVAVMNVVIPRDTKQPDAAVKFALFLTNDQNQLAFAKSANVLPSTVKALGDGYFKNIPANASVYDQSRAISAAQMQQAEVLTPTLKNFNVLQKVIYENLQAAMLGEKTVDQAIGDAEKEWNNS from the coding sequence ATGCGAAAGTTAAGACAAATGCTAATTTGGGCGTTACTAAGCTTGCTGACCACTTGGATGGTTAGTTGTAGCACTGGTAACGTCACAGGTACGAAACAATCGGCTTCGGGAAAAGTAGAAATTGAGTTTTGGACGATGGCGCTCAAGCCTCGATTTACTGACTACTTCCAAAACTTGATTGCGACATTTGAATCAGAAAATTCAGGTATAAAAATTAGCTGGACTGATGTACCTTGGGATGGAATGGAGAACAAAATTCTAACAGCTGTCTCTGCGAAAACGCCACCTGATGTAGTTAATTTGAATCCGGATTTTGCTTCGCAGTTAGCAGGTAGAAATGCCTGGTTAGACCTAGATACAAAGGTTAGTTCTGAAGTTCGTTCCTCCTATTTACCAAATATTTGGAATGTAAGCACGTTGAATGGTAAAAGTTTCGGTATTCCCTGGTACCTCACCACACGGTTAACCATTTATAACACTGATTTATTAAAACAGGCAGGCATCACCAATCCACCCAGTAGTTATACGGAACTTGCCCAGGTTGCTCAACAAATTAAAGATAAAACTGGTAAGTATGCTTTTTTCATGACTTTTGTACCTCAAGATTCGGGGGATGTGCTGGAATCCTTGGTACAGATGGGTACAAGCTTGGTGGATAGTTCTGGAAAAGCCGCGTTTAATTCTCCCCAGGGGAAAGCAGCGTTTCAGTATTGGGTAGACTTATATAAGAAGGGTTTACTTCCCAAAGAGGTACTTACGAAGGGACACCGACAAGGAATTAACTTGTATCAAGGTGGGGAGACGGCTTTATTAACTTCTGGACCAGAGTTTTTGAAGGAGATTGCCAAGAATGCACCTAACGTTTCTAGAGTAAGCGCGATCGCGCCCCAAATTACAGGTAGTACTGGCAAGAAAAGTGTGGCTGTGATGAATGTGGTGATTCCCCGCGATACAAAACAACCAGATGCAGCGGTGAAGTTTGCTTTGTTTCTGACTAACGACCAAAATCAATTAGCTTTTGCTAAATCAGCTAACGTTCTACCTTCCACTGTCAAGGCTTTAGGGGATGGTTATTTTAAGAATATCCCGGCGAATGCTTCGGTTTACGATCAGTCACGGGCAATTAGCGCCGCACAAATGCAGCAGGCTGAGGTATTAACACCTACTTTGAAGAATTTTAATGTTTTACAAAAGGTAATTTATGAGAATTTGCAAGCGGCAATGTTGGGTGAGAAAACTGTAGATCAAGCCATAGGTGATGCGGAGAAGGAATGGAATAATTCGTGA
- a CDS encoding PilN domain-containing protein: MYSLDVNFLKDRGRSEKGTEKKPRKSAPTGSMTPLYIGLGVGLCLPIFVGAGLFILQGKSTELETNIAQLEQKNQELEAKIGDINKIRAEITAVKGETQALVTVFDQIRPWSAMLLDIKQRIPGTVQLESVKQVAQIGVSPNTASSTGTIPTSGVEINGFARSFNDVNDFLLTMKQSRFFNSNDARISAAESVPAQLPAGVVLPPGFKPPQVVKYSIQTNLSDIRASELMRELEEKGTVGLVARIRSLQQTGALPK; encoded by the coding sequence ATGTATAGTTTAGATGTAAATTTTCTTAAGGATCGTGGGAGATCTGAGAAAGGTACCGAGAAAAAACCAAGAAAATCTGCGCCAACTGGGAGTATGACCCCCCTGTATATTGGTTTGGGGGTAGGTTTGTGTTTACCAATTTTTGTTGGGGCTGGCTTGTTTATTTTGCAAGGCAAAAGCACCGAATTAGAAACTAATATCGCCCAACTAGAGCAAAAGAACCAAGAACTAGAAGCGAAAATTGGTGACATCAATAAAATTAGAGCCGAAATCACAGCGGTGAAAGGGGAAACCCAAGCTTTAGTTACAGTATTCGACCAGATTCGACCTTGGTCAGCAATGTTGTTAGATATTAAACAACGGATTCCCGGAACTGTGCAGTTAGAAAGTGTCAAACAAGTGGCACAGATTGGTGTTAGTCCTAATACAGCGTCATCCACAGGAACTATTCCGACTTCTGGGGTGGAAATTAATGGTTTTGCTCGTTCATTCAACGACGTGAATGACTTTTTGCTAACCATGAAACAGTCGCGCTTTTTCAATTCTAATGATGCGAGGATTTCGGCTGCTGAATCAGTTCCTGCCCAACTCCCAGCTGGTGTAGTTTTACCACCTGGTTTTAAACCTCCTCAAGTCGTCAAATACAGTATCCAAACTAATCTCAGTGATATTCGGGCTTCTGAATTGATGCGTGAATTGGAGGAAAAAGGAACGGTGGGATTAGTGGCACGTATTCGGAGTTTGCAACAAACAGGAGCTTTGCCAAAATGA
- a CDS encoding type IV pilus secretin family protein translates to MKQIHGSKFLFSATTLVFLASQPVSAQTTQITDVRLQPSETGMNLVLTTSAGDRAQVFTTRRGNALVADIINTQLRLSQGNTFRQDNPAPGIDSVVINQLDSNSIRVTVTGSKGTPGSQPIIRGNNQITLAFNQGDGTVAAAPSAPTAPATQPPATLPPSSISQQPAPAEGPGQPSNAAPPFLPRAVAPPVGDIAISALDASPSVIDLGTQERVPRLVLRDAPVREVLSLLARAANMNLAYSSVDPAAGAQAAVPGDGLKVSLDIQNEPVQDVFNYVLRLSGLEANRSGRTIFVGPRLPNSSRDVVMRNLRLNQVTVDVALNFLVGLGADSAVSRERQVTSVSAIPVGAGATPITQSQTTTETKIERLTLEDSKYSSPLLRGLQALGDQRSNSITLIGTPKQVELAMAQLSQLDIRRRQVAVNVKIVDVNLTGIKDFNTSFSFGIGNNFFTSDNGNFSSTIGGSRPATAAETSTSVTGTPVIPNPVTGDSVFLGDGFFNSGNNRPSANASVSGNPLSTGITSFTPANGTTPAAYEFQQPSLYQFPKRFLASIQAQVQNQNAKILTDPTLIVQEGQTANVNLTQQVVGNFKREITRGDGASTETITVEKENVGLTLAVKVDRIDDNGFVSLSVAPNVKAPQASQSINTGSGSNQIFLVSERSLNSGLVRLRDGQTLILSGIIQDQDRTSVSKIPILGDIPLLGSLFRKTNRTNQRNEVIVLLTPQIMDDSEKSSYGYNYNPSPEVRQILERQNLRVPRK, encoded by the coding sequence GTGAAACAGATTCACGGTAGTAAATTTTTATTTAGTGCTACTACTTTAGTATTCCTAGCAAGTCAGCCAGTATCCGCACAAACAACTCAAATTACCGATGTGCGGTTACAGCCGTCGGAAACGGGAATGAATTTAGTACTGACAACTTCAGCAGGCGATCGCGCTCAGGTTTTTACCACCAGACGCGGTAATGCTTTAGTGGCAGATATTATTAATACGCAACTACGTTTATCACAAGGTAATACCTTTCGTCAAGATAACCCCGCCCCCGGTATCGACTCTGTTGTCATCAATCAATTAGATTCCAACAGTATTCGGGTGACGGTGACAGGTAGCAAAGGGACACCGGGTTCTCAACCCATCATTCGCGGGAATAACCAAATTACCCTAGCTTTCAATCAAGGTGATGGGACAGTGGCAGCCGCTCCATCTGCACCTACAGCCCCCGCTACTCAGCCACCAGCAACTCTGCCACCATCAAGTATCAGCCAGCAACCAGCGCCCGCCGAAGGTCCTGGACAGCCCTCCAATGCTGCACCCCCATTTTTACCCCGTGCTGTCGCTCCACCAGTGGGAGATATTGCGATTTCGGCGCTGGATGCTTCTCCAAGTGTGATTGATTTAGGTACGCAAGAAAGAGTACCCCGCTTGGTATTGCGTGATGCACCTGTACGTGAAGTTCTATCACTACTAGCGCGTGCAGCAAACATGAATTTGGCTTACTCTTCAGTTGATCCAGCCGCAGGGGCACAAGCTGCTGTACCAGGTGACGGATTAAAGGTATCTCTGGATATTCAAAATGAGCCAGTTCAAGATGTTTTTAACTATGTGTTGCGTCTAAGTGGCTTGGAAGCAAACCGCAGTGGACGGACAATTTTTGTTGGTCCTCGACTACCCAATTCCAGCCGTGATGTCGTCATGCGGAACCTGAGACTGAATCAGGTGACAGTTGATGTGGCTTTGAACTTCTTAGTTGGCTTGGGTGCTGATAGTGCTGTCAGTAGAGAGCGGCAGGTTACTAGTGTTAGTGCAATTCCTGTAGGAGCAGGTGCAACCCCTATTACTCAGTCTCAGACAACAACAGAAACCAAAATTGAACGTTTGACTCTGGAAGATTCTAAGTATTCTTCTCCGTTGCTCAGAGGTTTACAAGCACTAGGAGATCAACGTAGTAATTCGATTACTTTGATTGGTACTCCGAAGCAAGTTGAATTGGCAATGGCTCAATTAAGTCAGTTGGATATTCGCCGTCGTCAAGTTGCTGTGAATGTCAAGATTGTTGATGTTAATTTGACAGGAATTAAAGATTTTAATACTAGTTTCTCTTTTGGAATTGGAAATAACTTCTTTACGAGTGATAATGGTAATTTCTCCTCCACTATAGGTGGTTCTAGACCTGCTACAGCGGCTGAAACATCTACTAGTGTCACAGGAACACCAGTAATTCCTAACCCCGTAACAGGAGATAGTGTGTTTTTGGGCGATGGTTTTTTTAATAGTGGTAATAACAGACCATCAGCAAATGCATCGGTTAGTGGTAATCCATTAAGTACTGGCATTACAAGCTTTACACCAGCAAATGGTACAACTCCTGCGGCATACGAGTTTCAGCAACCTTCTTTGTACCAATTTCCCAAACGTTTCTTGGCTTCAATACAAGCTCAGGTACAAAATCAGAATGCAAAGATTCTGACTGATCCAACTTTGATTGTGCAAGAAGGACAAACAGCAAACGTTAACCTTACACAACAAGTAGTTGGTAACTTTAAACGGGAAATAACACGCGGTGATGGTGCTTCTACAGAAACAATCACTGTTGAAAAAGAAAACGTCGGTTTAACTCTGGCGGTAAAAGTAGACAGAATTGACGACAATGGTTTTGTCTCGCTTTCAGTCGCTCCTAACGTCAAAGCACCTCAAGCATCACAAAGTATCAATACAGGTAGTGGTAGCAATCAAATTTTCTTGGTATCAGAACGCTCTCTAAACTCAGGTTTAGTTCGTCTGCGTGATGGTCAAACACTAATCTTGAGTGGTATTATCCAAGACCAAGACAGAACCAGTGTTTCTAAGATACCTATCTTGGGTGACATTCCTTTGCTAGGTTCGTTGTTTAGAAAAACTAACCGTACTAATCAGCGTAATGAGGTGATTGTTTTACTGACACCACAAATTATGGATGATAGTGAAAAATCTTCCTACGGTTACAACTACAATCCAAGTCCGGAAGTGCGACAAATCCTCGAACGTCAGAATTTGAGAGTGCCTCGTAAGTAA